From Cryobacterium sp. GrIS_2_6:
TGCAAGAGTCCGAACGCACAGAGACCGAACTGGCGACGCTCACGGCCGGCGCCCGCAGTCTCGGAGCGGCCTTCCAGAAGGTCAACTTCCTGCGGGACATCGCCGCCGACCGGGACGATCTCGGACGCAACTACTTCCCGGGAGTGAACTTGCTCACCATGACCGACGAGGAGAAGGACTTCCTCCTCGACGACATGGACGCGGACCTCAACGCCGCGGCGCGCGCGCTGCCCCTGCTCCCCCGCGGGAACCGGCGTGCGGTTGCCGCCGCGCACGGCCTCTTCGCGAGCCTCGCGGTCAAACTCCGCGGAACGCCGGCCCGCGGCCTGCTGAACGCCCGGGTGCGGGTACCCGACCCGGAAAAACTGACGATCGCCCTCGGCGCAGCCCTCGGCCCTGGAGCGTGGAAGAAATGACCCCTTCGAATGGAAACCGCACGATCGTGATCGGCGGCGGGATCGCCGGCCTCGCCAGTGCGGCCCTGCTCGCCCGTGACGGGCACCTGGTGACCCTGCTCGAAACCAACGACACCCTCGGTGGCCGCGCAGGATCCTGGACCGAACAGGGGTTCCGGTTCGAAACCGGACCGTCCTGGTACCTGATGCCCGGCGTCTTCGACCACTTCTTCCGCCTGTTCGGCACGAGCTCGGCAGAGCAACTCGAGCTGCGCCGCCTCGACCCCGGCTACCGGGTCTTCTTCGAGGACGACCCGGATCCGATCGACATCCGCGCCGAACGCGCCGACAACGTCGCCCTGTTCGAAAGCCTCGAGCCAGGAGCGGGTGCCGCGCTCGACCGTTATCTGGACTCCGCGGAGGACACCTACCGGATGGCCGTGTCCCGGTTCCTCTACACGAGCTTCCAGTCGTTCCGGCCGCTGCTCGTCAGGGACGTCCTGACCCGCCTCCCCCGGCTCGCCCGGCTGCTCCTGCAGCCGCTCGACAAGTTCGTCGCCGGCTACGTCCGCGACCCGCGACTGCGCCAGGTCCTCGGCTATCCGGCCGTTTTCCTCGGCTCCTCCCCCGACCAGACCCCGTCGATGTACCACCTGATGAGTCATCTCGACCTTGCGGACGGCGTGCTCTACCCGCAGGGCGGCTTCACCCGCCTGATCGACAGCATCGCCGAACTCGCCAGGGCCGAGGGCGTCGAAGTGATCACGGGCGCGAGGGTCACGGGAATAACCACCACACCGGGAACGCGGGCTGGCGTGTCGAAGCGACTTCGTGCATCCGTCACCGGGGTCAGCTACGTCGACAGGGCAGGGACCACCGTACGGCTCGCCGCCGACCGGGTGGTCTCGGCCGCCGACCTGCACCACACCGAGACCGAGCTTCTTCCCGAGCCGTTGCAAAGCTACCCGGAGTCCTGGTGGCAGCGCCGGGTATCAGGGCCCGGTGCCGTGCTCGTACTGCTCGGCGTGAGCGGCCAACTGCCGAAACTGCAGCATCACACCCTCCTGTTCACCCGGGACTGGGGCGAGAACTTCGGCCGCATCTTCGGGAAGACGCCGAGCATCGCCTCACCGGCTTCGTTCTACGTCTGCATGCCGAGCGCGACAGACCCAGGCGTCGCACCGGACGGCTCATCGAACCTGTTCCTGCTCGTGCCGATCCCGGCAGACCCCGGCCTCGGCCACGGCGGAATCGACGGCGCGGGCTCCCCCGCCATCGAAGCGATCGCCGACGACGCCATCGGGCAGCTCGCCGACTGGGCGGGCATCCCCGACCTCGCCGACCGGATCGTCGTACGCCGCACGATCGGGCCGGGCGACTTCGCCGACGACCTCAACTCCTGGCGCGGCGGGGCACTCGGCCCCGCACACACGCTCAAGCAGAGCGCGTTCTTCCGCGGGTCGAACGCCTCCGCGAAGATCGACGGCCTCTACTACGCGGGCGGCACGACGATCCCGGGGATCGGGCTTCCGATGTGCCTGATCAGCGCCGAAATCCTGCTCAAGAGGATGCGCTCGGACACGAGCACGGGACCGCTGCCGGAACCGATGCCTCGGCGCACGCCGGTTTCGGCGGCGGTCCGGGTCTCGGTGCCGTTGCGCCCAGAGCCCGGCGCAGCGGGCGGGACCGGCGCGGCCGCCGCGGAAGCCGCCGCAACCGGGGTCCGCACCGCGGACGGGCCGGACGCGCCCGGCACGCCGTGAGCGTCGCCTATCTGCTGGGCCTGCTCGTCTCGCTCGGCGCCATGGTGCTCCTCGACCGCAGGTTCCGGCTGTTCTTCTGGCGCGACGGCCGCAAGGCCGCCGCCGTGCTCGCCATCGGCGTGGCCTTCCTGCTGGCCTGGGACGCGGGCGGCATCACTGCGGGGATCTTCTACCGGGGCGAGACGGACCTGATGACCGGCATCCAGCTCGCGCCGGAGCTCCCGCTCGAGGAGTTGTTCTTCCTGGCCTTCCTCTGCTACCTGACCATGAACGCCCTGCGCGGGGCGGAGCTGCTTCTCGAACGCGGTGCGCGTCGAAAGCGGCGCACATGACCTACCTGCTGCTCGACCTCGTCTTCGTCGTCGCGGCCGCACTCGCAGCGGTCGTTGCCGGGCTGCGGCGACGTCCTTCCCGGAGCAGGGTCGCGGCGATCGCGTGCGCATTGCTCGCGGTGCTCGTGCTGAGCGCGATCTTCGACAACCTGATGATCGGCGTCGGGCTCGTCGCATACGACCCCGCCCACACCTCTGGCCTCCGCCTCGGCCTGGCCCCGGTCGAGGATTTCGCCTACCCGGTCGCCACCGCCCTCCTGCTGCCCGCGCTCTGGACGCTCCTGCCGGGGCGCCGGGCTCCGGCCGGACGGGTCGCCCCGGTCCGCCCCGGGTCGGTCGACGGGACCGGAACCGTGGGAGAATCCAGTCCGGCAACGGACCAGGGGCGGGATCACGGTCCCGGGCAGGATCACGACAACAGCGCCAGTAGCCAAACGGCGACGCGCGGGGGGAACCGATGAGCAGCATCCGTACGACGACACTCTGGAAGACGCGGCAGGTGCTGCTGTCCTCGCGGCCCCTCAGCTGGATCAACACGGCCTACCCGTTCGCGGCCGCCTACATCGTGACGACGGGGCGCGTCGACGCGCTCCTTGTGGTCGGCACACTGTTCTTCCTGATCCCGTACAACCTGCTGATGTACGGCATCAATGACGTGTTCGACTACGAGTCCGACCTGCGCAACCCGCGGAAGGGCGGCGTCGAGGGCGCGATGCTCGACCCTGCCCTGCACCGCACGGTGCTGGTGTCCGGAATCCTGACGGCGGTGCCCGTGCTCGGCGCGATGCTCGTGCTGGCCGGCACCGGGCATCCGTTGTCGTGGGTCGTGCTCGCGGTGAGCCTCTTTGCCGTCGCCGCGTACTCGGTGCCTGGGCTGCGGTTCAAGGAGCGCCCGGTCGTCGACTCCGTGACGTCGAGCACGCACTTCGTGAGCCCGGCGGTCTACGGGCTCGCGGTCGCCGGGGCGCAGTGGACACCCGGCCTGGTCGCCCTGCTCGCCGCGTTCTTCCTCTGGGGTATGGCCAGCCACGCCTTCGGGGCCGTGCAGGACGTCGTGCCGGACCGGGAGGGCGGGATCGCCTCGATCGCGACCGCGCTCGGCGCCGCCCGGACGGTACGGCTCGCAATCGGCTGCTGGGCTGCGGCCGGGCTGCTGATGCTCGCGACCGGGTGGCCCGGCCTGCTCGCCGCCGTGCTCGCGGTTCCGTACATTGTGGCCGCGTGGCCCTTCCGGTCGGTGAGCGATGCTCGCGCCGAGACGGCCAATGCCGGCTGGAAGCGCTTTCTCTGGCTCAACTTCGTGTCCGGGTTCTGCGTGACCATGCTGCTGATCGTGTCGTCGCTGCTCTGAGGCGGGTGCTGACGCGCGCCGAGCGGATGCCGCGACGCCAGCATCCGCACGACCGCGCGCCCTCGAAACGCAGGACCAGAGCGCCGCTGAGGCTCCCCTGGCCTCACGCGCGGCCTCATCCTGCGTTTCGCTCGCACGCTGACGAGAACCCGAGGCCGCGCACCCGCCAACGTGCGCCTGGTCGTAGAGTCGAAGGATGGACCCCCTGACGACGGCACGCGTGGACAGCTGGACGTGGGCCGTGCGGGTGTTCAAGACCCGGTCGCTCGCGACGGCCGCGTGCCGGGCCGGTCACGTCAAGGTGAACGGCGAACGGGCGAAGTCGGCGCAGCCGGTGCACATCGGCGACGAGGTCCGGGTGCGGTCGAGCGGGTTCGACCGGGTGCTCGTGGTTTCGAAGATCGTGAACAAGCGCGTCGGCGCGCTCGTCGCCGCCGAGTGCTTCGTGGACAAGACCCCGCCGCCGCCGCCGCGAGAGGAGGTCGCGCTCGTGCCGATGCGCGACCGCGGCGCCGGGCGTCCGACCAAGCGGGAACGCCGCGACATCGACAAGTTGCGCGCCACGGAGCGGCAGGGCCCCGAGGACTGGCCGGAGAACGACTGAGCCTCCCCCGGCATCCGTTCGCCCCGTCGAATCAGTCGGGGGCGAGGGCGGGAAGGGTGCGGATTCCGAAGTGCTCCTGCAGGGCGAGCGCGGCGGCGAAGCATCCGTTCATGCCGTGCACGGCGGGACCGGGCGGCGTCGACGCCGAGCAGAGGTAGACCCCGGGAACGGGCGTGCGCCAGGGGTGGGTCGACACGACCGGTCGCTTGACGAGCTGGCGCAGGGAGACCGCCCCGCCGAGGATGTCGCCGCCGATGAGGTTCGGATTCCCTGCGGCGAGCTCTGCGGGCGTGTGGCTCGCGGCGGCGAGGATCGTATCGCGGAATCCGGGCGCATAGCGTTCGATCGCTCGCACGATCGCGAGGGCCGGGTCGCCGTTCCAGCCGGCCGGAACGTGGGTGTAGGCCCAGAGCACGGCCTTCCCGGTCGGCGCCCGGCTCGCGTCGAGCACACTCGGTTGGGCGAGCAGCACGAACGGCTGCCGCGGCGAGCGTCCCCCGGACACCAGCCGTTCGGCACGCTCGACCTCAACCCGGCTGCCGCCGAGATGCACGGTCGGCGCGAGGGCGAGCCGCGGATTCGTCCAGGGCACCGGGCCGGACAGCGCGAAGTCGACCTTGGCGACGCCGGTGCCGTAGCGGTAGCGGCGGAGCGCACGCCGGTAGCCGTCCGGAAGCGCGGGCCCCGCGAAACGGTCGAGGAAGACCGTCGAGGTGTCGAGCAGGGTGACCCTGGCCGGATCGAGGTCGCCGGGCCCGCGCACCTCGGTGTTCAGCCGCAGCGTGCCGCCGTGGGCGAGCAGGTCGGCGACGAGCGCGTCGGCGATCGCCTGCGCTCCGCCGACCGGGTAGCCCCAGCCGTCCGCGTGCGCCTCCGCCGCGAGGAGCAGCCCGGCCCCCGCCTGCGCGAGTGCCGGCTGGCGGCCGGGAGCGTGCGCGGCGACGCCGGAGAGGAGGGCCGGTGCGCCGGGACCGTGGAACAGCATCCGCCCGGCGGGGGTGCCGAGGGCCAGCACGCGGAGGCCGTACTCGAGGGCGGCGCGCGGGTCGTCCGGCCAGCGCAGCAGCGGGTGGCCGGTGAATGAGACGACGCCCTCGATACGGTCGACGAGGGGCCCGAGCAGCCGGGTCCAGGCCGGGCCGTCACGGCCGAGGCCCGCGGCGGTGCGGTCGAGGTCGCGGTAGGCGACGGCGGCGCGGTGCACATCGAGCGGATGCGCGTATGACACCTCAGGGATCACGAACGGCACCCGCTCGCTGAGCCCGAAGGCGCGGAAGAACGGGGAGGCGAGGGCTGCGGGGTGCACCGCGGAGCCGAGGTCGTGCCGGAAGCCTGGCAGGGTGAGCTCGCCGGTGCGGAGGCCGCCGCCGGCCGTGGCGGCACGCTCGGTGACGGTCACGGACAAGCCGGCCCTCGCGCAGACGACCGCGGCGGCGAGGCCGTTCGGCCCGGCCCCGACCACGTTCACGTCAGGCACGGGGGCCACCCGGGAGCGCGACCGGACGTACGTAGAACCCGGCCGGGGTGCGCACCCACCAGTCCCCGGTGGCGCTCCGCTCGGCGCGGGTCGCAAACCGGTAGCGGAACAGCCGCGCACGCACGAAGCGGGGCGGAGCGTCGGGGAACGGGTTGACCCGCAGCATCCGGAGGGTCGGCCGGTCGCCCTCGAGCAAACGCACCAGGAACATCTCGAACCACCGGGTGTCGCGCACGCCGAGGGCGAGGAACCACATCAGCCAGTCCAGCCGCAGGTGATACGGGGCGAACTGGCGGGGCGGGCGGGCGGGGTCCCCCGGTTTGCCGTGGAATTCGTAGGCGCGCCAGGCCGTCTCGTCGCCGGGATCTTCGGCGGAGCTGCCCTCGACGACGATCTCATAGCGCTCCTTCGTCACGGTGCCGAAGGCCCCGTAGGCGTTCACGAGGTGGTACCGGTTGAAGCTCGCGTTCATCAGCTGCCTGCGCGCGACCAGGTTGCGCGCCGGCCAGAAACTCAGCACCACGAGCAGGAGGGTGACCGCGAGCACGAGCACGACGAACCACGACGGGGAGATGGCGGGGAGGACTGCCGAGGGCTCGCCCGCGCCGCCGGGGAGGAACGGGAAGACCGTCCGGAAGGCGCGGTCGTCGACGGCGGCGAAGACGAGCACGATCGTGATCCAGTTCAGCCAGGCGAAGTTGCCGGTGGCCACGAGCCACAGCTGGGTCAGGGCGAGCACGGCGGCGGCGACGGATGCGACGGGCTGCGGCGCGAAGAGGAAGAACGGCACCACGAGTTGCGCGACATGATTGCCGAGCACCTCGCCGCGGTGGAACCAGGCCGGCAGTCGGTGCACGAAGGAGCTCACGGGGTTCGGCATCGGCTGTGTCTCGTGATGGTAGAACATCGCGGTCAGGTCCCGCCATTCCGGGCCGCCGCGCATCTTGATCATTCCGGCGCCGAACTCCAGCCGGAAGACCAGCCAGCGCACGAAGACAATGATCGTGAGCGGCGGGGCCACCTCGTTCGACCCGAGGAAGGCGACGACGAACCCGGCCTCGAGCAGCAGGCTCTCCCAGCCGAAGGAGTAGAAGGTCTGCCCCACGTTGACGACCGACAGGTACCCGGCCCAGAGCAGCAGGAAAGCGAGCATCGGGAGCCAGGGCGGGCCGAGTTGCGGCAGGCCGGCGACGAGGGTTGCGGCCACCAGGACGCCGCCCCAGGCCAGCACCCGCAGCATCCGGTCGGAGTAACGCCAGTGGAAGAGGCTCGGCGCATCGCGGAACCGCAGGCGGGACACCCAGTCGCGCACCGGCAGCAGGCCATGATCCCCGAGCAGCGCCGGGAACTGGTTGGCGGTGGACAGGAACGCCACGAGGAAGATCGCTGCTACTCCGCGCTGCAGGACCTGCCGCGCTATCGAGTAGTCGTCGGCCTCGAAGAGGGCACCGAGGAGATCCATCGTGCAGTCACCCTAGCCCCGCCTGGCCCAGCAGGGCAGGGTCCGGCAGGGCAGGGTCCGGCAGGGCAGGGTCCGGCAGGGCAGGGTCACGGTGCTCGGCGCAGGTGCTCGGCGGTGAGGGCGGCCATCTCCTCGTCGGAG
This genomic window contains:
- a CDS encoding RNA-binding S4 domain-containing protein, with product MDPLTTARVDSWTWAVRVFKTRSLATAACRAGHVKVNGERAKSAQPVHIGDEVRVRSSGFDRVLVVSKIVNKRVGALVAAECFVDKTPPPPPREEVALVPMRDRGAGRPTKRERRDIDKLRATERQGPEDWPEND
- the crtI gene encoding phytoene desaturase family protein codes for the protein MTPSNGNRTIVIGGGIAGLASAALLARDGHLVTLLETNDTLGGRAGSWTEQGFRFETGPSWYLMPGVFDHFFRLFGTSSAEQLELRRLDPGYRVFFEDDPDPIDIRAERADNVALFESLEPGAGAALDRYLDSAEDTYRMAVSRFLYTSFQSFRPLLVRDVLTRLPRLARLLLQPLDKFVAGYVRDPRLRQVLGYPAVFLGSSPDQTPSMYHLMSHLDLADGVLYPQGGFTRLIDSIAELARAEGVEVITGARVTGITTTPGTRAGVSKRLRASVTGVSYVDRAGTTVRLAADRVVSAADLHHTETELLPEPLQSYPESWWQRRVSGPGAVLVLLGVSGQLPKLQHHTLLFTRDWGENFGRIFGKTPSIASPASFYVCMPSATDPGVAPDGSSNLFLLVPIPADPGLGHGGIDGAGSPAIEAIADDAIGQLADWAGIPDLADRIVVRRTIGPGDFADDLNSWRGGALGPAHTLKQSAFFRGSNASAKIDGLYYAGGTTIPGIGLPMCLISAEILLKRMRSDTSTGPLPEPMPRRTPVSAAVRVSVPLRPEPGAAGGTGAAAAEAAATGVRTADGPDAPGTP
- a CDS encoding prenyltransferase is translated as MSSIRTTTLWKTRQVLLSSRPLSWINTAYPFAAAYIVTTGRVDALLVVGTLFFLIPYNLLMYGINDVFDYESDLRNPRKGGVEGAMLDPALHRTVLVSGILTAVPVLGAMLVLAGTGHPLSWVVLAVSLFAVAAYSVPGLRFKERPVVDSVTSSTHFVSPAVYGLAVAGAQWTPGLVALLAAFFLWGMASHAFGAVQDVVPDREGGIASIATALGAARTVRLAIGCWAAAGLLMLATGWPGLLAAVLAVPYIVAAWPFRSVSDARAETANAGWKRFLWLNFVSGFCVTMLLIVSSLL
- a CDS encoding lycopene cyclase domain-containing protein; translation: MTYLLLDLVFVVAAALAAVVAGLRRRPSRSRVAAIACALLAVLVLSAIFDNLMIGVGLVAYDPAHTSGLRLGLAPVEDFAYPVATALLLPALWTLLPGRRAPAGRVAPVRPGSVDGTGTVGESSPATDQGRDHGPGQDHDNSASSQTATRGGNR
- a CDS encoding lycopene cyclase domain-containing protein, with the protein product MSVAYLLGLLVSLGAMVLLDRRFRLFFWRDGRKAAAVLAIGVAFLLAWDAGGITAGIFYRGETDLMTGIQLAPELPLEELFFLAFLCYLTMNALRGAELLLERGARRKRRT
- a CDS encoding lipase maturation factor family protein, yielding MDLLGALFEADDYSIARQVLQRGVAAIFLVAFLSTANQFPALLGDHGLLPVRDWVSRLRFRDAPSLFHWRYSDRMLRVLAWGGVLVAATLVAGLPQLGPPWLPMLAFLLLWAGYLSVVNVGQTFYSFGWESLLLEAGFVVAFLGSNEVAPPLTIIVFVRWLVFRLEFGAGMIKMRGGPEWRDLTAMFYHHETQPMPNPVSSFVHRLPAWFHRGEVLGNHVAQLVVPFFLFAPQPVASVAAAVLALTQLWLVATGNFAWLNWITIVLVFAAVDDRAFRTVFPFLPGGAGEPSAVLPAISPSWFVVLVLAVTLLLVVLSFWPARNLVARRQLMNASFNRYHLVNAYGAFGTVTKERYEIVVEGSSAEDPGDETAWRAYEFHGKPGDPARPPRQFAPYHLRLDWLMWFLALGVRDTRWFEMFLVRLLEGDRPTLRMLRVNPFPDAPPRFVRARLFRYRFATRAERSATGDWWVRTPAGFYVRPVALPGGPRA
- a CDS encoding NAD(P)/FAD-dependent oxidoreductase, with the translated sequence MPDVNVVGAGPNGLAAAVVCARAGLSVTVTERAATAGGGLRTGELTLPGFRHDLGSAVHPAALASPFFRAFGLSERVPFVIPEVSYAHPLDVHRAAVAYRDLDRTAAGLGRDGPAWTRLLGPLVDRIEGVVSFTGHPLLRWPDDPRAALEYGLRVLALGTPAGRMLFHGPGAPALLSGVAAHAPGRQPALAQAGAGLLLAAEAHADGWGYPVGGAQAIADALVADLLAHGGTLRLNTEVRGPGDLDPARVTLLDTSTVFLDRFAGPALPDGYRRALRRYRYGTGVAKVDFALSGPVPWTNPRLALAPTVHLGGSRVEVERAERLVSGGRSPRQPFVLLAQPSVLDASRAPTGKAVLWAYTHVPAGWNGDPALAIVRAIERYAPGFRDTILAAASHTPAELAAGNPNLIGGDILGGAVSLRQLVKRPVVSTHPWRTPVPGVYLCSASTPPGPAVHGMNGCFAAALALQEHFGIRTLPALAPD